The following coding sequences lie in one Isoptericola variabilis 225 genomic window:
- a CDS encoding ABC transporter permease, with protein MNTTAADGPQRSLKIGSILLEARAFIALAIIIVIFASLSDNYLTGANLITMTRHVAIYAILALGMLLVIISSGIDLSVGSIVGLSGIVAGVLLQGWQIASLDVTLYPQVWAVIAASLAVGSLVGWLNGFLITRFNVAPFIATLGMMYVARGAALLISNGSTFPRLSGSEELGNTGFGFLGTGRILGIPVSIWIMALLIVVVWSLLRHTPFGRWLYATGGNSRAALLSGVPVRRVTMSVYMISGFCAAMVGLIIASELTSAAPQAGETYELNAIAAVVIGGASLAGGRGTVRGAIVGAFVIGFLSDGLVMVGVSTFWQMVIKGAVIVLAVILDQSQQRLKRRNVAAAAAANVKHEPKTGVAAG; from the coding sequence CGCGGACGGCCCGCAGCGCAGCCTCAAGATCGGTTCCATCCTGCTCGAGGCCCGAGCGTTCATCGCCCTGGCGATCATCATCGTGATCTTCGCGTCCCTGTCGGACAACTACCTCACGGGCGCGAACCTCATCACGATGACGCGGCACGTCGCCATCTACGCCATCCTGGCCCTCGGCATGCTGCTGGTGATCATCAGCAGCGGCATCGACCTGTCGGTCGGCTCCATCGTCGGCCTGTCCGGGATCGTCGCCGGCGTGCTGCTGCAGGGATGGCAGATTGCCTCGCTCGACGTCACGCTCTACCCGCAGGTGTGGGCGGTGATCGCCGCCTCCCTGGCGGTCGGGTCGCTCGTCGGATGGTTGAACGGCTTCCTCATCACACGGTTCAACGTGGCGCCGTTCATCGCGACCCTCGGGATGATGTACGTCGCGCGCGGCGCGGCGCTGCTGATCTCCAACGGATCGACGTTCCCCCGCCTGAGCGGCTCGGAGGAGCTCGGGAACACCGGGTTCGGGTTCCTCGGCACCGGCCGCATCCTCGGCATCCCGGTGTCGATCTGGATCATGGCCCTGCTCATCGTCGTGGTCTGGTCGCTGCTGCGTCACACGCCGTTCGGCCGCTGGCTCTACGCGACCGGTGGCAACTCGCGTGCGGCGCTGCTGTCCGGCGTACCTGTTCGCCGCGTTACCATGTCCGTCTACATGATCTCGGGATTCTGCGCCGCGATGGTCGGTCTGATCATCGCCTCCGAGCTCACCAGCGCGGCCCCGCAGGCCGGGGAGACCTACGAGCTGAACGCCATCGCGGCCGTGGTCATCGGCGGTGCGTCGTTGGCGGGCGGCCGCGGAACCGTCCGGGGCGCCATCGTCGGCGCCTTCGTCATCGGCTTCCTGTCCGACGGACTCGTGATGGTCGGCGTCTCCACCTTCTGGCAGATGGTCATCAAGGGCGCCGTCATCGTGCTCGCCGTGATCCTCGACCAGAGCCAGCAGCGCCTCAAGCGGCGCAACGTCGCCGCAGCCGCGGCCGCGAACGTCAAGCACGAGCCCAAGACAGGGGTCGCGGCCGGCTAG